The following coding sequences lie in one Lepidochelys kempii isolate rLepKem1 chromosome 18, rLepKem1.hap2, whole genome shotgun sequence genomic window:
- the LOC140900213 gene encoding group IIF secretory phospholipase A2-like, giving the protein MIHSSLLNFKFMIRRITRKSALISYNGYGCHCGLGGRGQPLDKTDWCCHAHDCCYKELTNQSCHPFFDHYRYSIIHKDVMCWNTNNATCAKRACECDRPAVLCFRKEASSYHKGYRYYFNFFCKGSTPRC; this is encoded by the exons ATGATCCACAGCAGCCTCCTCAATTTCAAATTCATGATCCGGAGAATTACTAGGAAAAGTGCCTTAATTTCCTATAATGGGTATGGATGCCACTGTGGACTCGGTGGGAGAGGGCAGCCTCTGGATAAGACAGACTG GTGCTGTCATGCCCATGACTGCTGCTATAAGGAGTTAACCAACCAGAGCTGTCACCCATTTTTCGATCATTATCGATACTCCATCATCCACAAAGATGTTATGTGCT GGAACACAAATAATGCCACCTGTGCAAAGCGAGCATGTGAATGTGACCGGCCAGCGGTCCTGTGTTTCAGAAAGGAAGCAAGCAGCTATCACAAAGGATACCGCTATTACTTCAATTTCTTCTGCAAAGGATCTACCCCCCGTTGCTAA